One genomic window of Chrysiogenes arsenatis DSM 11915 includes the following:
- the glnA gene encoding type I glutamate--ammonia ligase, protein MFKTIDEAASYIRNEGVASVDFRFTDLMGTWQHITIPAAHVDENILEVGLGFDGSSIRGWCEIHSSDMTFVPDVTSAFVDPFFRRKTVVFCCDIVDPITTEKYTRDPRFIAEKAVKFLRQTGIGDQAYFGPEPEFFIFDDVRFDSSEQQSFYFLDSQEGSWNTGADEMPNLQYKPGIKGGYFPVPPVDSLHDLRCQMVEQMQAIGINVEAHHHEVATAGQCEIDVRFDGLLRQADIVQMYKYVVRNVAIQNNKTVTFMPKPLFGDNGSGMHCHQSIWKNGQPLFGGNGYAGLSQEALWYLGGIIKHANALAAFTNCTTNSYKRLVPGFEAPNKLAYSSRNRSAAIRIPIATSPKAKRIEVRFPDPLANPYLAFSAMLMAGLDGIENKISPGEPLDKNIYDLDPVELSTIPSMPGSLSEALDALEADHDFLLKGDVFTPDVIETWIEYKRENEIKPLSLRPHPYEFKMYYAY, encoded by the coding sequence ATGTTCAAGACGATTGATGAAGCCGCCAGCTATATCCGCAACGAAGGCGTGGCGTCTGTTGATTTCCGCTTTACCGACCTTATGGGAACTTGGCAGCATATCACAATCCCAGCTGCACACGTTGACGAGAACATCCTTGAAGTCGGCCTAGGCTTTGACGGATCATCAATTCGCGGCTGGTGCGAAATCCATAGTTCCGACATGACATTTGTTCCAGACGTCACCTCAGCCTTCGTCGACCCATTCTTCCGTCGCAAAACTGTTGTCTTCTGCTGCGATATTGTCGATCCGATCACCACCGAAAAATACACGCGTGACCCACGCTTTATCGCTGAAAAAGCCGTGAAATTTCTCAGACAAACCGGCATAGGCGACCAAGCTTACTTTGGCCCAGAGCCCGAATTCTTCATATTTGACGATGTTCGTTTCGACTCATCCGAACAGCAGTCTTTCTACTTCCTCGACTCTCAGGAAGGCTCTTGGAATACTGGCGCTGACGAAATGCCGAACCTCCAGTACAAGCCAGGCATTAAAGGCGGCTACTTCCCAGTTCCCCCAGTAGACTCACTCCACGACCTTCGCTGCCAAATGGTTGAGCAAATGCAAGCCATCGGCATCAACGTAGAAGCTCACCACCACGAAGTAGCAACTGCCGGACAGTGCGAAATTGACGTGCGCTTTGACGGCCTCCTGCGCCAAGCTGATATCGTACAAATGTATAAGTACGTTGTACGCAACGTTGCTATTCAAAACAATAAAACCGTTACTTTCATGCCAAAGCCACTGTTTGGAGACAACGGCTCCGGCATGCACTGTCACCAGTCAATCTGGAAAAACGGTCAACCACTCTTCGGCGGCAACGGCTATGCTGGCCTCAGTCAAGAAGCTCTCTGGTACCTCGGCGGCATCATCAAACATGCGAATGCACTGGCTGCCTTCACAAACTGCACCACGAACTCTTACAAGCGCCTTGTTCCAGGATTCGAAGCACCAAACAAGCTGGCGTACAGCTCACGCAACCGCTCCGCTGCTATCCGGATTCCAATTGCGACTTCACCAAAAGCGAAGCGGATAGAAGTGCGCTTCCCTGATCCACTCGCTAACCCATACCTCGCCTTCAGTGCCATGCTGATGGCTGGCCTCGACGGGATTGAGAATAAAATCAGCCCAGGCGAGCCGCTTGACAAAAACATCTACGATCTTGACCCAGTTGAATTGTCAACTATTCCATCTATGCCAGGCAGCCTAAGCGAAGCACTTGACGCTCTCGAAGCCGACCATGACTTCTTACTCAAGGGTGATGTATTCACTCCTGACGTTATCGAAACATGGATTGAATACAAGCGCGAGAACGAAATCAAGCCGCTCTCACTTCGCCCACACCCATACGAATTCAAGATGTACTACGCGTACTAA
- a CDS encoding P-II family nitrogen regulator yields the protein MKKIEAIIKPFKLDDVKEKLEAIGIQGITVSEVKGLGRQKGHTELYRGAEYVIDFLPKVKIELIVPDGAVDDCVNAIVETARTGRIGDGKIFVLPVEKVVRIRTGETDEDAI from the coding sequence ATGAAAAAAATAGAAGCCATCATCAAGCCGTTCAAACTCGACGACGTAAAAGAAAAGCTCGAAGCCATCGGCATCCAAGGGATCACCGTAAGTGAAGTCAAGGGACTTGGCCGCCAAAAAGGACACACCGAACTCTACCGTGGCGCAGAGTATGTCATCGACTTCCTGCCAAAAGTTAAAATCGAACTCATCGTGCCAGACGGAGCCGTAGATGATTGCGTGAACGCTATCGTCGAAACCGCACGCACTGGCCGCATTGGCGACGGGAAGATCTTTGTTCTTCCAGTAGAAAAAGTCGTCCGCATCAGAACTGGCGAAACCGACGAAGACGCCATATAA